Below is a genomic region from Raphanus sativus cultivar WK10039 chromosome 4, ASM80110v3, whole genome shotgun sequence.
AGTTACCGTTGAGATTCTATCTCAgagtcaaaagaaaagtgaTGTAACACGTAACTATCAAAAGGTACATATCAACATCAACGAAAAAAAGCTCATAAAGaaactgtctttttttttcccgCGAAGCCGGTCTTAACGATAATAACAGAAACtaagatttcaatttttttcatcAGATAATTTGAATTATtacaagaaacaaacaaacaaataaaaagactCGAACTTTGAGGCTAAAAGAGGAAACCTTTTAGCACGCTTAGGGTCAACGACCCAAAGCTCAGCGAGTTTATCAGGAGCCATAGCTTTCTTCGCCTCGATCGACTCCAAAGTCGAAGACCCGCCATCGACGGAGAGGCTGTGCCTGTGCCTAGGCCTCGAATTCTCAGCCTCGGATCTCGGAGCAGCGGACGGTCCAGCGGAATCGGATCCGGATCCGAGTTTATTCTCGATGTCCATGTACGAGCAGAAGAGGTCGTCCTCGGATCCGAGCTCGTCGAACCCTCCGAACGGTTCGGAGAGATCTAGATCTTCAGGGAGACGGAAATGAACCTCTGAATGTGCTCGACGGTGGTACGGACCTCGGAACGGCGTTGATGACGGAGCTGGGGTGGATAGAGGCGGGCATTGGTTGGGTTTGGTGTTGGAAGGATCGTCCATTGTCTTGGGATCGTCTCCTTCTCTCTGTGTGTTTCGCgcgtcctctctctctctctctctctctcctctgtctATCTGTCGGAATCGGACAGCGAAAGAGAGATTCAGATTTCACGTTTTCTGTCCGAAACAGGCTccaaacgacgtcgttttgcgCAGCGTATTAAGAAAGTAATTAAAATCTACGGATGTGTAATTTGTAGTTTTCTTGTGTTAACCATGCAAAATCCAACCACATTTGTTGCTGTTTTTGTTTAGATacttttactaataatttaatcGCAACAAATCGTGCTTTAAAAAGAACGATTCTTTTAcaaatttaagtatttatttatcatttataatattttggatacatattattacaaattttaaacttttcttggtttttttctctctaattaaaattaagaatatatttGGTTCAAGTTAATTTATGTGAGGTTGCATTAGATTCTTTgttcgtttttttttacattGAACAAAGAGAATAACCGATTACCAAACTGTCTCAACTTTTTTAATAAACTCAATTAACTCAACTagcttaaacaaaaaaaattaaatccgGGCCACTAATGGAACCAAACCTAATCTCCGGATGGGAGGTGCGACCCACAGATAGATCTTCTCTTAGATATTCAAATGAATCTTAAGCAATGGATTCATTTCCGTGTGGCCACTTAAAGATGTTTGCAGCTGCGGGGATTCGAACCCGGGAATATTGGGAATCTCACCCTCAACCCGAAATCCGGACTACCACTAATCCACCtataaacgaaaaaaaaaactagcttAAACAAGAAACACAATAATCCTCACGAAATGTTGaatatataattgtcataaaaTTATTACGGTTATAATATGGTAGTATTTTCTTTACGAAATAACATGCGACGGTTTATatcaatataaacaaaataattatattttttttgggtaTATGCTTGGGTGTTTGTGATTGGtatctaagagcatctccaaccccccTCTATAATTTAATCCAAATTGAGAAATggagtaatgtttttattttttggtcatcactccattttccaTTCCATTTTTCGTTCTATTTCtcaatttggagtaaattatgaAGTGCGGTTGGAGATGCCTTAAAACCATATAACCACAACTGAACCGAGCAATTGAGTTGGTAAAGAAAACACACTTAAAACTAATAAGATGATTAGCGAAAAGGACATATGCTTGAAGACAGCGAGTTTATATTATACGATAAGAGCCCTTTACTTGGAGAAAAGGGGCGAAAACGCGACCTTtataagaagagaaaaaaactgTTCACTTATCAATTTGAATTCAAAAgccctttttttctttctttctttcttcttccgtCTCCACGCCACTCAGACTCTAAACCctatatcatcttcttcttctcttccccaAACACTATCTTTCGTCACCAAGAAACCGTTAGTTTTCCTTGGCGTGGACTCCTTCTGTGGCATCTGGGCTTTCTGGAAATCGTGCAAATGGACGAAAAGATAGACACTTCATCTGGGCTCTCGTCGGAACCACCGCCATCGATTCCTGAGGTTTGCTTTCTTTTTTAAGCTTTCCCTTTCTTTATTGCAATTGGTTCATTGGGTTGTTGTGTTCTCTGTCTCTTGGGTTTTCCAAATTTCTCAGCTTTCCGACTACGAGAAGCGTGACGAAGATGGTTCAGTAGAGAATGACGAATTACAGTCTAAACGTGCTAAACTGCAAGAACATCTCGATTCTGGTAACTCAATAGTCTTAAAAGAAGTAATCTTTTCACCGTATTGATTTCTTACAATGGTAACTCAATGGTTGTTGTTATTGTTACAGACGTTTTGGCTAAAGATGCTGATAGATTGGTCGCTAATTAATGCTTTGCCTGACTCGTATTGCGAAAGACGATAGCCGTGAGACACGAGGAGGAGAAAGAGTACACGTTGATGCCGTTGTTTCTAACATTAATAACAACAGCGTCTTGAAACCTCCTACTGAATCTCTTGTTGTTAGTCCGCGAGATGCCTCGGTTCCACATCCTCTCCTTTTCGGGATGTCCAGCGCACTGGAAAGGGCAGAGTCTATGAGGCAGTGGAAGGAAATGAAGCAGAACGGTTTTCTCTCTGGCGCTTTGGGTGGACCTGTTGCGTCGAGGCCAAGAAagagtaggaggaggaggagaggcgATTCTTCCAAGAAGGGAAACCAAGTTCCTGATACGAAGGACCAACATGTTACCGCGCCGCCGCCAAGTGGATTGCTGACGGGAATGAAGCCGGGGATCATTAGACACGTCAGGAGTAAAGAACAGGTCTACTCAGTTCTTGAAAGTTTGATTCGAAATGCTGATTCGAATGCAAGAggtatctatctatctatatatcATTCCCATTTTGCCCCCAGATTAAGATGTAAATGTTTAGTCTTTTGATCACTCTGTTTTGTCATTGATGCTCAGATTCAACCAGACAAGATAAGTTATCTGATCATGACATCCCCTTTACAGACCCGGAACAAGCCAAGTCTCTTGCTGTTGAAGGTTAGTAGTGTGTTTGATCATGTTACCGTAGCTACATACATTGCATGATGATCATTAAGTTCATTGCACataaaaatgtttgtttaaaaaaggaaaaaaaatgtttgtttatttgCTATTCTTTTATTTAGCTGCTACTGTAGCTTCACAGTGGTTGGACTTTCTTCACCAAGACCTAAGCGAACGGCTCTCAGGTGCGTATTTGAATAAAAATGTCGCAGAGAGGCTTCTCGGGTAGTGCTATGAGTGAGATCTTATGATGTTTTTGTGTTGCAGCTGCGCAGGATAGTAGGAACAGAGTTGATGATACTTTGAAGGCCGAGTTGCCACTTCTCGTCTCTTCTGCCAACCAGGAAAGTAGTACCTCTGGTGGTGATGTATCTTTAGATGAAACAGTAACAGAGGCGCATCAGATGAAGTGGTCTGCAAAATTTGATGAGTTTAAGAAACAACTACAGGACCAAGAGAAAGATCTGGTGCGTTACTACATTATCCACTGACTTCAAGTCAAAATGGTTCTTGAAGCTCAAGGcagtgttttttttaatgtatttgaAAAATTCGCAGGAAACCGCGTTAAACCAAGTGAAGGATATGCAGTCACAATGCAACGAAGGTCTGCGCCAGATGAAGGAGGCAAGGTGAGTAAAATTAAAGACCAAACAACAGTCCCGTAAAAGCGTTTAGAAGGACAGGACACACACGGTTTAACCAGTTTTCTTGCTCTACTACAATACATGTGCAGTTTGGGGAAAGATAGCACCAATCAGGAGACTAATTTGGCAGTTCAGGCGGCTGCAGCTTCCATTTTTTCGACCTGCCGTTATCTTCTGTCAAAGATGAAGCCACCGCCTAACAGTTCGTAATcccttttgctttttttttttgttagccGGGGATCGACTAATCCGATTGTCTTTTGTGTAAATAACACACATGTAGAAGGGATGTTTTGTTACCACATATATCTCATTTCCACTGTTACCTTAGACGGTTAATTGTCTGGAATCTTGCCAAGTAAGCAATGCTGTAACTTAGTAGACTATGCATTGTCCACTGTCTTCACACTATAACTGAAATAGAAATCCATTTTTGATGGCTTGGTAAGCAAGCAACCAGGCGCCCATTCAAGACAGTGCCTACAAAAGATATGATGACATTAGAAATCAGAATCTCTTGCGAACTTTTCTTATATCCGGTTTGGCAGACAGTAACCTGAGCACTCCATTTTGTTTTTACATCAAAGATTCTCCATACAGAACAAACTTGAAAACCGAAACCAAAGTTAAAAAGATCTAGTAGCCgggatatatattaatatatgaacCATGGCCTGGTTAGATAAGTTGTCCTTCTTCT
It encodes:
- the LOC108851026 gene encoding uncharacterized protein LOC108851026, coding for MLCLTRIAKDDSRETRGGERVHVDAVVSNINNNSVLKPPTESLVVSPRDASVPHPLLFGMSSALERAESMRQWKEMKQNGFLSGALGGPVASRPRKSRRRRRGDSSKKGNQVPDTKDQHVTAPPPSGLLTGMKPGIIRHVRSKEQVYSVLESLIRNADSNARDSTRQDKLSDHDIPFTDPEQAKSLAVEAATVASQWLDFLHQDLSERLSAAQDSRNRVDDTLKAELPLLVSSANQESSTSGGDVSLDETVTEAHQMKWSAKFDEFKKQLQDQEKDLETALNQVKDMQSQCNEGLRQMKEASFLALLQYMCSLGKDSTNQETNLAVQAAAASIFSTCRYLLSKMKPPPNSS